One Mya arenaria isolate MELC-2E11 chromosome 5, ASM2691426v1 genomic window carries:
- the LOC128234219 gene encoding uncharacterized protein LOC128234219: MNMGCTTSMFLPLTLMLMAYLADAEVRLTTSSTIPRTSELFKLTCSTTGTENVSWLKDGEFQSTCLVLSPSCYTLPSSPFKFSSDNDSKSSVLTITDVSMDSCGNFTCSDKSGNKDSVQVNVIHFNSDDLLQTIEPVQESSGTITVTTNCIFPNYVTIQWIKVQNGIDIGAIENYTQITENCKANCAGSPAVKIRTSFQHNEAKGKYITAAYKVVIKHWDVVEPITWTSQLYKIEVNTRMTSEGSDNKRSILTLFATVLGIKMIKSIHVW; encoded by the exons ATGAACATGGGTTGTACTACTAGTATGTTTCTACCATTGACGCTGATGTTGATGGCGTATCTCGCAGACG CTGAAGTTAGATTAACTACATCCTCAACGATACCCCGCACATCTGagttatttaaattaacatgttCTACGACTGGGACAGAAAATGTATCTTGGTTGAAGGACGGTGAATTTCAGTCAACCTGTTTAGTACTGTCACCGAGCTGCTACACGTTACCCTCGTCTCCTTTCAAGTTTTCATCAGACAATGATTCTAAGTCATCTGTTTTAACAATAACAGACGTATCAATGGATTCCTGTGGGAACTTCACTTGCAGTGACAAGTCGGGAAACAAGGATAGCGTTCAAGTAAATGTCATAC ATTTTAACAGCGACGATCTTCTCCAAACCATCGAACCAGTTCAGGAATCAAGCGGAACGATAACTGTTACAACAAACTGTATCTTTCCGAATTATGTCACTATCCAGTGGATTAAAGTTCAG AACGGTATAGATATTGGTGCAATTGAAAATTACACTCAAATTACTGAAAATTGTAAAGCCAACTGCGCTGGGTCTCCGGCTGTTAAAATTCGAACATCATTTCAACACAACGAAGCGAAAGGAAAGTATATTACTGCTGCATATAAAGTTGTTATAAAACACTGGGACGTTGTCGAACCAATCACCTGGACCTCACAGCTTTATAAAATAGAAG TTAATACTAGAATGACGTCAGAAGGTTCAGACAACAAACGCTCTATATTAACGCTTTTTGCCACAGTATTGGGGatcaaaatgattaaaagtaTTCATGTTTGGTGA
- the LOC128235187 gene encoding uncharacterized protein LOC128235187, whose translation MDLLGCLHPNIIRFSILCYTVCSATIIIPGDGTLILEGDTPLKLTCVNDLQTAVDFRFNSKLIGTCYKVFGCNSKDPNFAISGNRSSAPYTYNLHTVRNFNVAHCGTYRCSDIDNEIHDSIIVSFKGFDNNTFTTDEKNASLSITTSCTFHAALQDMTISWFYFDNSSLRYMDLSTVAEFSTTNVCPDSRCDSSLAENFTFGLNFIERPERFRLALIEIKVVYSQYVYKPLVWRSSKMYPVKDGFSENAQTQGYVERSILVVGITLAGACLLVVICLCKRKGWKMENCFISEGRTNRQDGISIENNSCVNSPLTNNDEEEHSTSNTNSQTREEHQTNVQQTSEDIPTALIHPHTIYENQKDLSIPQTNKGNQLDSNQPKESEEDPVCQHVPESSQEYQIHSKHPQIGEEIQTVQTHPLPSDEIQTDPTIPQTIKGKQLDSDQPKESEEDPAYQHVPESSQEYQIDSKHPQIGEEIQTVQTHTLPSDEIQTDPTIPQTIKGNQLDSDQQKESEEDPAYQIVP comes from the exons ATGGATTTACTCG GATGCTTACACCCAAACATTATTCGTTTCTCCATTCTATGTTACACCG TTTGTTCGGCAACAATAATCATTCCCGGGGATGGTACTTTGATTTTAGAAGGAGATACGCCACTAAAACTTACATGTGTGAACGATTTGCAAACCGCTGTGGACTTTCGTTTCAATTCGAAGTTGATTGGTACATGTTACAAAGTATTTGGTTGCAACAGCAAGGATCCTAACTTTGCTATTTCTGGAAATAGGTCATCTGCACCATATACATACAATTTACATACAGTTAGAAATTTTAACGTGGCGCATTGTGGCACATACCGATGCAGCGACATTGACAACGAAATACACGACTCAATTATTGTTTCATTCAAAG GATTCGACAATAATACATTCACAACTGACGAAAAGAATGCATCGTTGTCCATTACAACAAGTTGTACCTTTCACGCAGCGTTGCAGGATATGACAATTTCTTGGTTTTACTTCGAT AATTCATCTTTACGGTACATGGATCTTTCCACTGTGGCCGAGTTTAGCACAACTAATGTATGTCCTGACTCCCGGTGTGACTCTTCTCTGGCCGAAAACTTCACATTTGGATTAAATTTCATAGAAAGACCAGAACGATTCCGTTTGGCCCTTATTGAAATTAAGGTTGTGTATTcacaatatgtatacaaacCGTTGGTGTGGCGATCTTCAAAGATGTACCCCGTTAAAG ATGGCTTTTCGGAAAATGCACAAACTCAAGGATATGTAGAGCGGTCTATCCTTGTCGTAGGCATTACATTAGCTGGTGCCTGTCTCCTTGTAGTAATATGcctttgtaaaagaaaag GATGGAAAATggaaaattgtttcatttctgaGGGAAGAACAAACAGACAAGACGGTATTAGCATTGAGAACAATTCATGTGTAAACTCACCATTAACAAATAAT GATGAGGAGGAACATTCAACATCCAATACCAATTCGCAAACCAGAGAGGAACATCaaacaaatgttcaacaaaCGAGTGAGGACATTCCAACAGCTCTAATTCATCCGCATACGATATATGAAAATCAAAAAGACCTGAGTATCCCTCAAACCAATAAAGGAAATCAATTAGACTCAAATCAACCGAAAGAGAGTGAAGAAGATCCAGTATGCCAACATGTTCCTGAATCAAGCCAAGAATATCAAATACACTCAAAGCACCCTCAAATCGGCGAGGAAATTCAAACTGTTCAAACTCACCCGCTACCGAGCGATGAAATTCAAACAGACCCGACTATCCCTCAAACtattaaaggaaaacaattagACTCAGATCAACCGAAAGAGAGTGAAGAAGATCCAGCATACCAACATGTTCCTGAATCAAGCCAAGAATATCAAATAGACTCAAAGCACCCTCAAATCGGCGAGGAAATTCAAACTGTTCAAACTCACACGCTACCGAGCGATGAAATTCAAACAGACCCGACTATCCCTCAAACTATTAAAGGAAATCAATTAGACTCAGATCAACAGAAAGAGAGTGAAGAAGATCCAGCATACCAAATTGTTCCTTAA